One Branchiostoma floridae strain S238N-H82 chromosome 1, Bfl_VNyyK, whole genome shotgun sequence genomic region harbors:
- the LOC118419540 gene encoding arrestin domain-containing protein 1-like codes for MTTIGNMQTFEVEMDRLPPVYQPGEVVGGTVKLELNQSMKLKAIRVIFQGQASVEWDELTWTDMPKMAGSEVYLEETRTIYTAAGAFSKSLLGPLGSSLKKGAHSFPFECTLPTDVPATFKGEFGTIKYKVQAVIERPWNKSNYVSQAQFMIQDICDPSTDRGCRTPSVASKDKTTARYCGLVSRSVELEARTDRGVYGPGDQVQLTVHIRNQCGCRITHTKATLTRDIIYRGKLKKKGSRKQQKKLVTDVVLSSRGRGVDRRQNMQWTEPLAIPADAPVTLKNSKLISVEYELKVSARASDPKYDLDVYLPLRIACFPDILSDIPSPLPFNASFPSPRGTSSVSSNTSFPTPRGTPSVSSNTSFPTPGATSWTSDRSGTSGRGASQWDSPGGAAALLPEEPPPSYDECMSPGTTTTSSPPRRKAPLPPSRI; via the exons atgaCGACCATCGGAAACATGCAGACGTTTGAGGTGGAGATGGACCGCCTGCCGCCAGTTTATCAACCGGGGGAAGTTGTTGGCGGGACGGTCAAGTTGGAACTGAACCAGAGTATGAAGCTCAAAG CTATCCGAGTGATCTTCCAAGGCCAGGCGTCTGTGGAATGGGACGAGCTGACCTGGACAGACATGCCCAAAATGGCGGGATCTGAGGTCTACCTGGAGGAGACCAGGACGATTTACACTGCGGCAGGAG CCTTCAGCAAGAGTCTGCTTGGTCCGTTGGGATCGTCCCTAAAGAAAGGCGCGCACTCCTTCCCGTTTGAGTGCACCCTACCAACGGACGTACCCGCTACGTTCAAAGGGGAGTTCGGTACCATAAAGTACAAGGTACAGGCGGTGATCGAGAGACCGTGGAACAAGTCGAACTACGTGTCACAGGCACAGTTCATGATACAGGACATCTGTGACCCGAGCACGGACAGAGGATGTCGG ACGCCGTCGGTGGCTTCCAAAGACAAGACCACGGCGCGGTACTGCGGACTGGTGTCCCGGTCCGTGGAGCTGGAGGCCCGGACGGACCGCGGGGTGTACGGGCCGGGGGACCAGGTGCAGCTCACCGTGCACATACGGAACCAGTGTGGCTGTAGGATTACACATACCAAGGCTACACTCACACGG GACATAATTTACCGCGGGAAGCTGAAGAAGAAGGGGAGTCGGAAGCAGCAGAAGAAGCTGGTAACGGACGTGGTGCTGAGTAGCCGGGGACGCGGAGTGGACCGCAGACAGAACATGCAGTGGACCGAGCCGCTGGCCATCCCCGCAGACGCGCCCGTCACTCTCAAGAACAGCAAACTTATCTCCGTGGAATACGAACTCAAG GTTTCAGCGAGGGCATCCGACCCCAAATATGACTTGGATGTTTACCTTCCACTGAGAATCGCCTGTTTTCCTGACATTTTATCGGACATCCCGTCCCCTCTCCCCTTCAATGCAAGCTTCCCCTCCCCAAGGGGAACATCCTCGGTATCTTCCAATACGAGCTTCCCCACCCCACGGGGAACACCCTCTGTGTCCTCCAACACAAGTTTCCCCACCCCAGGGGCGACCAGCTGGACGTCAGACCGGAGCGGCACGTCGGGTCGGGGTGCGTCTCAGTGGGACTCGCCAGGGGGCGCCGCTGCACTGCTTCCCGAGGAAC CTCCACCTTCATACGACGAGTGCATGTCTCCTGGCACAACAACTACATCTTCGCCGCCGAGACGGAAAGCACCACTTCCTCCATCCAGAATATAA